The following are from one region of the Populus trichocarpa isolate Nisqually-1 chromosome 8, P.trichocarpa_v4.1, whole genome shotgun sequence genome:
- the LOC7462133 gene encoding mediator of RNA polymerase II transcription subunit 22a — protein MNKAGGIAMGGGGGVGSGPTTAAAAAAAQKQKALMQRVETDIAHIVDNFTHLVNVARINDTPVRNSQEAFMMEMRAARMVQAADSLLKLVSELKQTAIFSGFASLNDHVDQRIGEFTQLAEKTDSMLARIGEEAAASLKELETHYYSSAQRTSQTLEP, from the exons TTGGAAGTGGGCCGACAACGGCGGCGGCTGCAGCAGCGGCGCAGAAGCAGAAAGCACTGATGCAAAGAGTGGAAACTGATATTGCCCACATCGTCGACAATTTCACTCACCTCGTTAACGTTGCTAGG ATTAATGACACACCAGTTAGAAACTCACAAGAGGCGTTTATGATGGAAATGCGTGCAGCCAGAATG GTTCAAGCAGCCGATTCTTTACTTAAGTTGGTGTCAGAGTTGAAGCAGACAGCAATCTTTTCAGGATTTGCATCTCTCAATGACCATGTTGATCAAAGAATAGGGGAATTTACCCAGCTTGCAGAAAAAACAGATAGCATGTTAGCTAGAATTGGAGAGGAGGCTGCTGCTAGCCTCAAGGAGCTTGAAACTCATTACTATTCTTCTGCGCAGAGGACAAGTCAAACCTTAGAACCGTAA